The genomic stretch AGTTGATTCTGCAAAACTTTAGGAGCGACAATAAAATTATCGACATGAGCTCTAAGGGAGAAGAAGTGTTTAACCGTCTCTATGAGCTTGAAACAGAGTATTCAGAACAGCTTACTAGAAACAAATACTACGAATACCTTTATGCCTACTTAAAAGAGGATAGGGACATGGAAGCCATTGTGGCACCATCATCCATGGGGGTTGCAGATCCACTATTGATTCAACTGATAGCTAACCTCAGTGAACTATACGTTCAACGTAATTCTCTTGGAGTGGGTATCAGAGATAATAACCCACGAGTTAGAGAAATAGATGCACAGATAGCATCTGAAAGGAAAGTGCTTAGAGAAAACCTTAAAAATATTATCGGAAGCTCAGATATATCGCTAAAGGACTATCGCTCGCGAATTGCCAAATTAGAAAGAGAGATTTCTAGTTTTCCGAAAACAGAGCGTGAGTTGATTAACATTCAAAGGAAGTTTGATCTTAACGAGGACTTGTATACCTTTTTGATGCAACGGAAAGCAGAAGCGGGGATTGCAATGGCGAGTAACTTGCCTGACAATAAGGTGATTGATGATGCCCGCATTTTAGACGATCCAATTAAGCCAAAAGGGCTATTGAATTACGCCATTGCTTTGATATTAGGTTTAATATTTCCTGCAGGTTTTGTATTAGGACGGGACTTTTTTGATAATAAAATTAGAGGTAAAGAAGATGTAGAATCCGTTACCAAGATGCCAATTGCCGCCATGATTGGCCACAGCTCAAAGGCTACTAATACCATTGTATTAGATAGTCCAAAATCTTCTTTGGCCGAATCATTCAGGGCGTGGCGTGCCAATCTTAAGTTTTTAGCAAAAGACCAAGCTGAACCAAAAGTGATTTCTGTAACATCCTCTATTGGCGGTGAAGGAAAAACATTCTCATCTATCAACTTAGCTAGTGTACTTGCTTTAAGTAAAAAGAAAACTCTGTTAGTCGGTGTTGATTTGCGTAAACCTAAGATTTATAATGATTTTGGTTTGAAGAATGATGTTGGTCTTTCGTCCTATTTAAGTGGTCAAAGCGAATTACAAGAAGTAATTCAACACACGCAGGAGCCACACTTAGATTTAATCTCTGCCGGGCCTATTCCCCCCAATCCTTCAGAGCTAATTATGGGAGATCGCTTTTGGGGAATGCTCGATAAGTTAAGAGAGCAATACGATCACATAGTGTTAGATACACCTCCAATTGGCCTAGTAGCCGATACTTTGGAGATAATGAATCACACTGATTTTAATTTTTATGTGGTGCGACATAGATACACAGACAAAAACCTTTTGAGTTTTGCTAACGAACGTTACGTATCCGGAAACCTTAAGAATATTGCTATCATTATTAATGACTTTCAGTTAGAGTCGGGCTATGGTTATGGCTATGGCTACGGTTATGGCTATGGTTATGGCTATTATGATGAAGAAAATAAAAAGAGCTTTTTCAATAAATACTTTTCAAGATAATACTATCCTAAACTATAATTAGATGAATCTTTCGGATAAAAAAATTGCAGTAATTGGCTTAGGCTATGTCGGACTCCCTTTAGCAGTGGAGTTTGGTAAAAAATTTCCAACTGTAGGTTTTGATATTAATACTGTAAGAATTGATCAGCTTCAAAAAGGTGAAGATGTCACTTTGGAGGTGGAAAATGAATATCTTAAATCCGTTGTTGTGGATAACCCCATGGCTATAAACAACAGAGGACTGTACTGTACATCTTCTATAGGTGACATGTCAGATTGCAATGTTTTTATAGTTACAGTGCCTACGCCAACTGATAAATATAATCGTCCAGTATTGACACCTTTGGTTAAGTCTAGCGAAACCGTGGCAGCGGTATTGAAAAAAGGAGATATAGTAATTTACGAATCAACTGTATATCCAGGGGTTACTGAGGATGAATGTGTTCCGGTATTAGAGGCCAATTCGGGATTAAAATATAACGAAGATTTTTTTGTAGGCTACTCTCCTGAAAGAATTAATCCGGGAGATAAGGAGCATACGGTAACTAAAATATTAAAAGTTACTTCCGGAAGTACTCCTGAAATTGCAGATGTAGTAGATGCTATTTATCGCGAAGTAATTATTGCTGGTACGCATAAGGCGCCAAGTATAAAAGTAGCTGAAGCAGCTAAGGTAATTGAGAATAGTCAGCGAGATATTAACATTGCCTTTGTAAATGAATTAAGCAAAATATTTAACCGCTTGGGTATTGATACCTTAGAGGTATTGGAGGCAGCTGGTACGAAGTGGAACTTTCTTCCATTTAAACCAGGTCTTGTAGGTGGTCATTGTATTGGTGTGGATCCTTATTATTTGGCACAAAAGGCTCAAGAGGTGGGGTATCACCCTGAGATTATTTTAGCTGGTCGTAGACTGAATGATGGAATGGGAGCCTATGTGGCCACTGAAGTGGTTAAGTGTATGCTAAAGAAAGACATTGCCATTACCAGTTCTAAAGTATTAATGCTCGGAATCACATTCAAAGAAAACTGCCCTGATATTAGAAACTCCAGAGCTATTGACATTATCAATGAGTTGAAGACTTATGATATACAAGTAGACGTGTTTGACCCTTGGGCTAATGAGGAAGAAGTGAAGCACGAATATGGAATTGATTTGATTACAAGTTTCGAAGCTTTGGATAAAGCTTCTTATGATGGAGTTGTGTTAGGTGTAGCCCATAACTCTTATTTGGAGCTGGATATTGCAGGACTTAGAAAGGAGAACAGCGTAATGTATGATGTAAAGGGCATTTGGCCCAAAGATCAGATAGACGCAAGATTATAACAAGACGTAATAGATAGGATATGTTTGACCAACCGTATCACGAGGGTTCATTAGCAGATAAATCATTTTTAATTACCGGAGGAGCTGGATTTATAGGCTCCAATATAGTAGAGTATTTGCTAAAATACGGAGCTTCAAAAGTGAGGGTGCTTGATAATTTATCGAATGGTTACTATACCAACATCGAGGAATTTGAAACTAACCCGGCATTTGAATTTGTAGAAGGAGATATCCGAGATTTAGAAACCTGTAAAAAAGCCTTGGTTGGGATTGATTATGTTTCTCATCAAGCCGCATTGGGTTCTGTTCCGCGTTCAATTGAAGATCCAATCAATACTAATTCGGTAAACATTGATGGCTTTCTTAATATGCTAACGGCTGTTAAGGATAGTGATGGGATCAAGCGAATGGTATATGCAGCCAGTTCATCTAGCTATGGTGATAGCCCTGCCTTGCCAAAGGTAGAGGGAAATGAAGGTAACCCACTTTCGCCCTATGCGGTTACTAAATGGGTTAATGAATTATACGCTGATGTATATAGCAAGGTATATGGACTCCATACTGTAGGTCTTAGATACTTCAATATTTTTGGTCCCCGTCAAAACCCAGATAATCCTTATGCGGCTGTAATTCCACTGTTTATGAAAGCTGCTATAGATGGTGTAGCCCCAAAGATGAATGGTGACGGTGAAACTTCACGAGACTTTACTTTTGTTGAAAATGCTGTGCAAGCTAATGTAAAAGCAATGCTGAACACGGAGAACTTGGATCAGCATGAAGCTTGTAATATTGCGGTTGGAGATAGAACTACACTCAATCAACTTTGGGATGGAATTGCCAAGGCGGCAGATACTGACCTGAGCCCAGTGTATGGCCCTGAGCGCCCTGGAGATGTAAAGCATAGCCTGGCCGATATATCCAAGGCAAAAACCATTTTAGGTTATAATCCAAAGTTTAGAATTGATGATGGTCTCAAAATAGCTTTTGATTATTACAAACAGAACTTTGGCTAAAACAGCCGCCTAAGTCGATATTCTACCATAGGGCGACCATACTCGTAATTACAAGGAGCTATTAAACTTAGCCATGCAGAGATATTTTAAATGAGCACGATTAAAAATCAAGCCATATCAGGTGTCTTCTGGTCTCTGCTTCAAAATGTGGGAGGTAAGGGAATTACTTTTTTGGTAACACTTCTTTTAGCTCGATTACTTACACCATCAGCTTTTGGTCTTATAGGTATGCTGGCTGTAGTTATCCAGCTTAGTCAAGTAATGGTCAATGCTGGATTCAGTCAGGCATTGATTCAGCGAAAAGAAATATCTAATGAAGATTACTCCTCAGTATTCTTCTTAAATCTTATGGTAAGTATCTTTTTATATACACTGCTGTTTTTTGGAGCCCCATATATAGCTGATTTTTATCACCAGCCACAATTAGTTGATTTAACCAGGGTGCTCACATTGATTTTTGTGATTAATGCTTTTTCCTTTGTTCAAGAAGCCAAACTTACCCGTGAATTAAAGTTCAAGAAGTTGATGATGATAAACCTGCCTTCGACAATTGCAGGTGGAGTTATCAGTATAATTATGGCTTATATGGGCTTTGGGGTTTGGAGTATAGTAGCTTTGCAAATATCCACTCGTATACTCTATGCTCTCCAAATTTGGTTATACGCTAGGTGGAGACCACAGCTTTTAATGCAATGGGATAGGCTTAAAGAGTTATTCTCATTTGGTGGAAAGATTATGCTATCTAGCATGATTCAGGCAGTGTATCAAAATATATACTTAATTGTGCTGGGGCGTTATTTTGCTGTTACCAGTGTGGGATATTATCAAAATGCCAATAACCTCGTGCAAACGCCAAGTGCTACTATCAGTGGAGCTATCAGTAAGGTATCTTTTTCAGTTTTTTCATCTATCCAGGATGATAACGAGGGGTTAAGGAGCGGTTATAAAAAAATTGTTCAGCAACTTATGTTTTGGTTGTGCCCAGCTTTTGTCTTTGCAGCAATCCTGGCCGAGCCACTTTTTGAGTTTCTATTTACAGCCAAGTGGCTACCAGCTGTACCATACTTTCAGGTACTCTGCGTGGTGGGTATACTTTTTCCGCTAAATGCTTTTAACCTTAATATGGTAAACGTAAAAGGTAGAAGTGATCTGTATTTGAAATTGGAAATCATAAAAAAGTTAATAATCACAGTTGGAGTAATTATTTGTATTCCATTTGGAATTAAGGCTTTACTCTATTTTCAAGCTTTTAACTCGGTGCTCTCTTATATAATCAATAGCTTTTACTCTGGGCGGTTTATTTCCTACGGCCTTTTCAGCCAGCTAAAAGATATTACACCCATTGTATTGCTAACTATTAGCACCGGTTTTTTAATTTTTTTAGTAAATCAGTTTCTTACGGTTGATTCAAATGTGATACGCCTCACAATAGGCTTGTTCACTGGATATTCAACTTATTGGATTGCAGCTTATTTAACTAAATTAGCACCTTTTTTAGACTTCACAAATCTTGTAAGAAATAGATTAGTAAAATCCTGATTTTATGATACCAGTAACAAAACCGTTTTTACCACCTAAGGAAGATTATGATAAGTTTCTGTACGGTATTTGGAAAAGACAATGGCTTACCAATATGGGCCCATTGGCTAGTGAGTTAGAACTTGAAATTAAGGATTTCCTAAAGGTTAAACACCTTTTATTTGTAACCAATGGAACGGTGGCTTTGCAAATGGCCATTAAAGCATTGGGGTTAAAAGGAGATATAATTACCACCCCATTTTCATTTATTGCTACTACCAGCGCAATTGTATGGGAAGGTTGCAACCCTGTATTTGTGGATATTGATAGAGAAAACCTAAATATAGACCCATACAAAATAGAGGCTGCGATTACTGAGAATACCACCGCCATATTGGCTACACATGTATATGGAAACCCATGTAATGTAGAGGAGATTCAAAAAATTGCAGATAAGCATAATCTAAAAGTGATATATGATGCTGCACATGCCTTTGGTGTAAAAGTGAATGGAAAATCTGTATTTGACTATGGAGATATATCTATCTGTAGTCTTCATGCTACCAAGCTTTACCATTCTGGCGAAGGCGGTTTAATATTTACTAAAGACCCCGACCTTCTGAAAAAACTTGCCTACATCCGCAACTTTGGTTTTGATGGGCCAGAGGCCTTTGCAGAACTGGGTATTAATGGAAAAAATTCAGAATTTCATGCGGCCATGGGCTTGGCAAACCTGGCCTACGTGCCAGAGATAATTGAGAAAAGAAGATTGCTCACGGAGAGGTATAATGAAAAGTTAAAAAACTTTAAAGGAGTAAGGCCACTGTGGCACACCGGAGGTACAAATAATTATGCCTATTACCCAATTGTACTCGAAAGTGAGGAATTACTAGTGGAAGTACAAGAGGCTTTGAAGAAAAAAGAAATTTTTGTTCGTAGATATTTCTACCCATCCTTGGCTACCACCGTACCCTATTTGCCAAATACACCGCTCAAAATTACAGACGATGTGGCCAAGCGAGTTTTATGCTTGCCACTATACTTTGACCTTGACTTACTGGAGGTGGATTTGATTTGTAGGCTAATGTTAAGGGTTCAAAATAATTAGTAAATGCAAGATTATACCAAGCCTTTTTTCATAATTGGTAACCCGAGGTCAGGTACCTCCCTTTTTAGATTAATGCTTTCCAACCACCCAAGAATGATAGTGCCACCAGAAAGTGGATTTATGCAGTGGTGGTATCCCACATATCACAACTGGACAGCAGAAGATACGGCCAATGAAGCCTATTTAAATCAATTTATAAAAGACCTTAGTAGTTCAAAAAAAATAGAAACTTGGAAGATTGATTTTGATAGTCTAAAACTCAGAATCCAGAAGGTAATTCCCAAAAATTATGCTCAACTCATTGCCCAGGTATATTTGCAGTATACTGCGGATAATGGAAATAAGAATATAGAAAGGTGGGGAGATAAGAATAATTATTTTATTGAGCATCTGGACTTATTACATGAAATCTATCCTCAAGCTCAATTTTTATTTATTGTAAGAGACGGGAGAGATGTGGCTTGCTCATATAAGGCTATCAAAAATTTAAAAACAGAATCTGCTTATAAGCCCAAGCTTCCCTATGACATAAAAGATATAGCCAATGAGTGGGTTGAAAATCATCAAACCATTTTGAAGTTTAGTAGAGCACTTGAGCCAAGCCAATGTCACTTTTTAAAGTATGAAGATTTGGTATTTAACCCAAAAGCTGTACTCAAGGAGGTAACAGATTTTCTTAAAATGGAATTTTCGATCGAAATGCTTAACTATCCTGACACCAATAGAAGCAACAAAACCGAACCTTTGGAAATGATGGATTGGAAAAAGAAAACCTTAAGTGAGCCCGATTCAAGCGAATTAGGTAAGTATAAAAAAATATTAAGTACTAGAGAAATTCAAGAGTTCAATAAAATTGCCAAGCCAATCTTAAATCACTTTGGATATGAATAAGAGTATGGATTATATGGTGAGTGTGCGATTAATGGCTTATAACCATGGCGAGTATATTGCACAGGCAATTCAGAGTATTTTAGATCAAGTGGTGAATTTTAAAGTAGAGTTGGTAATTGGTGACGACTTTTCTAGTGATAACACACTTGAAGTAGCAAAATCATTTGAATCAACTGATAATGTAAGCATAAAGGTATTAGATAGACAAGTTGGAGACTCATACTGGACGAAAAGGCAAAAGCTAGGGCGCTTGTACAATTTTAGTAATACAATAGAAAATTGTTCTGGAAAATACGTGGCTCTGCTTGATGGTGATGATTATTGGATAGACCCTTATAAGTTGCAAACGCAAGTGGATTTTATGGAGGCAAATCCTGAGTATAGTTTTTCTATGGGCAGAGTAAATATGCTTATAGAGGAAACTGGAGCGATAAAAAAAAGGAATGAAGATGTAAACCCAAGTGTGTCAGAAAAATATACCCTTACAGATTACTTAAAAAAACCATTTTCTCAAACTTCATCATTTTTCTTTAAAAATTCAACGGAGCCTTTTCCTGATTGGTTTTATAAAGTGCATGCCGGAGATCAATCATGCGTAGTTATAAAAACAGCAGATGGTGGCCTCATAAAATATCACGATAAAACATTTTCTGTATATAGGGTAAATGAGAAAAGCATATCCCATCAGGCAAGTTTTAATGTCTATGAAAAATTTATTGACACCCTTGATTACTGGAAGAGTCATTTAAATAAGTCATATTCGCAGATATTGACCATAAATCAAAAGAAGTATAAGCAAAAATCTCTTTTCCAATTGTGTAAAACTAAGCTTTGTAAAGTGTATTATTTACTTAGAGTTAAGCTCCTGGAGATGAGAATCAGAAATTTGGAGCTTCTTATTCCAATATGTTTACTATA from Owenweeksia hongkongensis DSM 17368 encodes the following:
- a CDS encoding DegT/DnrJ/EryC1/StrS family aminotransferase, which translates into the protein MIPVTKPFLPPKEDYDKFLYGIWKRQWLTNMGPLASELELEIKDFLKVKHLLFVTNGTVALQMAIKALGLKGDIITTPFSFIATTSAIVWEGCNPVFVDIDRENLNIDPYKIEAAITENTTAILATHVYGNPCNVEEIQKIADKHNLKVIYDAAHAFGVKVNGKSVFDYGDISICSLHATKLYHSGEGGLIFTKDPDLLKKLAYIRNFGFDGPEAFAELGINGKNSEFHAAMGLANLAYVPEIIEKRRLLTERYNEKLKNFKGVRPLWHTGGTNNYAYYPIVLESEELLVEVQEALKKKEIFVRRYFYPSLATTVPYLPNTPLKITDDVAKRVLCLPLYFDLDLLEVDLICRLMLRVQNN
- a CDS encoding SDR family oxidoreductase, with the translated sequence MFDQPYHEGSLADKSFLITGGAGFIGSNIVEYLLKYGASKVRVLDNLSNGYYTNIEEFETNPAFEFVEGDIRDLETCKKALVGIDYVSHQAALGSVPRSIEDPINTNSVNIDGFLNMLTAVKDSDGIKRMVYAASSSSYGDSPALPKVEGNEGNPLSPYAVTKWVNELYADVYSKVYGLHTVGLRYFNIFGPRQNPDNPYAAVIPLFMKAAIDGVAPKMNGDGETSRDFTFVENAVQANVKAMLNTENLDQHEACNIAVGDRTTLNQLWDGIAKAADTDLSPVYGPERPGDVKHSLADISKAKTILGYNPKFRIDDGLKIAFDYYKQNFG
- a CDS encoding sulfotransferase family protein — translated: MQDYTKPFFIIGNPRSGTSLFRLMLSNHPRMIVPPESGFMQWWYPTYHNWTAEDTANEAYLNQFIKDLSSSKKIETWKIDFDSLKLRIQKVIPKNYAQLIAQVYLQYTADNGNKNIERWGDKNNYFIEHLDLLHEIYPQAQFLFIVRDGRDVACSYKAIKNLKTESAYKPKLPYDIKDIANEWVENHQTILKFSRALEPSQCHFLKYEDLVFNPKAVLKEVTDFLKMEFSIEMLNYPDTNRSNKTEPLEMMDWKKKTLSEPDSSELGKYKKILSTREIQEFNKIAKPILNHFGYE
- a CDS encoding nucleotide sugar dehydrogenase yields the protein MNLSDKKIAVIGLGYVGLPLAVEFGKKFPTVGFDINTVRIDQLQKGEDVTLEVENEYLKSVVVDNPMAINNRGLYCTSSIGDMSDCNVFIVTVPTPTDKYNRPVLTPLVKSSETVAAVLKKGDIVIYESTVYPGVTEDECVPVLEANSGLKYNEDFFVGYSPERINPGDKEHTVTKILKVTSGSTPEIADVVDAIYREVIIAGTHKAPSIKVAEAAKVIENSQRDINIAFVNELSKIFNRLGIDTLEVLEAAGTKWNFLPFKPGLVGGHCIGVDPYYLAQKAQEVGYHPEIILAGRRLNDGMGAYVATEVVKCMLKKDIAITSSKVLMLGITFKENCPDIRNSRAIDIINELKTYDIQVDVFDPWANEEEVKHEYGIDLITSFEALDKASYDGVVLGVAHNSYLELDIAGLRKENSVMYDVKGIWPKDQIDARL
- a CDS encoding GumC family protein encodes the protein MQNQHNNIQNQEEESIDIKKLIYKFLNAWPIFAICVITAILVAFLVNRYSTRIYNVQSTIMVGSNDKGSIGMESIMTAIGYYNPRLSFENEVVILKSYGLTERVVKSLPFEVSYFGEGRLKSSELYKDAPFHIEFDPSHVQLINGDFVVSANENGAFQIRFPEEATPYLYDSSAFATELNMEISDKGEKEQILTVKEGEWLTSETYSFRVVDVNHDVFRDNRYRFRFTDYKTLVMQYNEALEVSPSAEGSSAILLEIQGAQPYKVRDYLDALHMEYLKFGLEAKNEIAVNTLTFISQELKQIEDSLSQVELILQNFRSDNKIIDMSSKGEEVFNRLYELETEYSEQLTRNKYYEYLYAYLKEDRDMEAIVAPSSMGVADPLLIQLIANLSELYVQRNSLGVGIRDNNPRVREIDAQIASERKVLRENLKNIIGSSDISLKDYRSRIAKLEREISSFPKTERELINIQRKFDLNEDLYTFLMQRKAEAGIAMASNLPDNKVIDDARILDDPIKPKGLLNYAIALILGLIFPAGFVLGRDFFDNKIRGKEDVESVTKMPIAAMIGHSSKATNTIVLDSPKSSLAESFRAWRANLKFLAKDQAEPKVISVTSSIGGEGKTFSSINLASVLALSKKKTLLVGVDLRKPKIYNDFGLKNDVGLSSYLSGQSELQEVIQHTQEPHLDLISAGPIPPNPSELIMGDRFWGMLDKLREQYDHIVLDTPPIGLVADTLEIMNHTDFNFYVVRHRYTDKNLLSFANERYVSGNLKNIAIIINDFQLESGYGYGYGYGYGYGYGYYDEENKKSFFNKYFSR
- a CDS encoding lipopolysaccharide biosynthesis protein yields the protein MSTIKNQAISGVFWSLLQNVGGKGITFLVTLLLARLLTPSAFGLIGMLAVVIQLSQVMVNAGFSQALIQRKEISNEDYSSVFFLNLMVSIFLYTLLFFGAPYIADFYHQPQLVDLTRVLTLIFVINAFSFVQEAKLTRELKFKKLMMINLPSTIAGGVISIIMAYMGFGVWSIVALQISTRILYALQIWLYARWRPQLLMQWDRLKELFSFGGKIMLSSMIQAVYQNIYLIVLGRYFAVTSVGYYQNANNLVQTPSATISGAISKVSFSVFSSIQDDNEGLRSGYKKIVQQLMFWLCPAFVFAAILAEPLFEFLFTAKWLPAVPYFQVLCVVGILFPLNAFNLNMVNVKGRSDLYLKLEIIKKLIITVGVIICIPFGIKALLYFQAFNSVLSYIINSFYSGRFISYGLFSQLKDITPIVLLTISTGFLIFLVNQFLTVDSNVIRLTIGLFTGYSTYWIAAYLTKLAPFLDFTNLVRNRLVKS
- a CDS encoding glycosyltransferase family 2 protein; this translates as MNKSMDYMVSVRLMAYNHGEYIAQAIQSILDQVVNFKVELVIGDDFSSDNTLEVAKSFESTDNVSIKVLDRQVGDSYWTKRQKLGRLYNFSNTIENCSGKYVALLDGDDYWIDPYKLQTQVDFMEANPEYSFSMGRVNMLIEETGAIKKRNEDVNPSVSEKYTLTDYLKKPFSQTSSFFFKNSTEPFPDWFYKVHAGDQSCVVIKTADGGLIKYHDKTFSVYRVNEKSISHQASFNVYEKFIDTLDYWKSHLNKSYSQILTINQKKYKQKSLFQLCKTKLCKVYYLLRVKLLEMRIRNLELLIPICLLYTK